The sequence below is a genomic window from Synechococcus sp. PCC 7335.
GAGCACACTGCATTCAAATCTGCCAAAGTACATCCCAACGGAGTGGCTATTCAAACGGATAGCGGGCACGTGAGCGCCAGATTGCTGATAGATGCGATGGGGCACTTTTCACCTATAGTGCAGCAGGCACGAGCAGGTAAAAAACCAGATGCTGTTTGTTTGGTTGTGGGAACTTGTGCAACTGGCTACGAACAGAATGAATCAGGCGATCTTATTGTCTCTTTCACGCCTATTCAAAAGCAGTGTCAGTACTTTTGGGAGGCGTTCCCAGCCCGTGATGGCCGCACAACATACATGTTCACCTATCTAGATGCACATCCAAGCCGCCCAAGTTTAGTAGAGATGTTTGAAGACTATTTTGAGCTATTGCCGCAGTATCAAGATATTTCCTTAGAACAGCTAGACTTTGTCAGAGCCCTATTTGGCTTTTTCCCTTGTTACAAAGACAGTCCACTCCAATACAAATGGAATCGTACCTTACCAGTAGGAGATTCTAGCGGCAGTCAGTCGCCACTGAGCTTTGGTGGCTTCGGAGCAATGGTGCGTCATCTAGAAAGACTTGCCATTGGTATTGATGACGCGCTGCAGGCTAATCTGTTAGAAGCGAAGGCATTAGGCAAGCTGCAGCCATATCAGCCAAACCTATCGGCTACTTGGCTATTTCAAAAGTCTATGAGCGTAGGCGTAGACCAAACGCTACCACCTAATAAGATTAACCAAGTGCTCTCGACTATTTTTGAGGATATGGCTGCACTAGGTGATGAAGTTCTTCTCCCTTTTCTTCAAGATGTGGTTCAGTTTTCACCGCTAGCAAAGACAATGCTAAGAACGTCGACGCGGCATCCATTACTGGTATTGGGCATTCTGCCGCAGGTAGGAATAGCCTCCGTAGCTAGCTGGACGCGGCACTTCATGAATCTAGGACGGTATAATCTGTTGGATAAGATGCAAAGTGCTGTTGATAGTCGAGAAACATCAGATCAAAAGCAATACTATTCTGACCGTTGGAGAGACGCTGTAAAGTATGGATCTGGCAATGACTACGAATAAATAGTTACAGGGCGTTTTGATCTCTGAGGGTTAGCATGGGAAAATCTAGTGATCAATTGTTATTGCAACCTTCATGCCAGCCGTTCAGCACGAAATTGATTCTGTCAAGACCTCTGTTGAAGCTTCGCGACTTGAACCGACAAAGATCTATCAATTCTTGACCGACTGTCAGCAACAGGCGATCGCGTCTAATCAGCCGAAGATTGCCAGCCTTTCCTTTTCAATTCGAGCGATCGCATCTGGGGCCGTTTTAGCCACACTTAGTAATCCATATCAGCGCCACTTCTACTACGACTCGCCTCAGCAGTCTGACTTATCGAGGCAGTCAATGGTCGGTCTAGGCTGCGCGGTAGACTTTAGGGCGGCTGGAGGCAGTCGATTTTCTCAAGCCCAGGATTTCGTACAGTTCTGGGAAGCTCAGTTTGTCTATGCAAAGTTAGATAAAGCAGGTTTAAATAGATCAAGGCCGTCACTACCTGGCCACTTCTTTTGCAGCGCTACTTTCTTTTCAGATTCTGAGATCTCAAACAAGCTTGCAGCGAATGCAACGCCGACGCTGCAGACTCCATACTTTGAACCCGCTTACCTATTCGTACCTAAGCTTCAAGTTACAACCGTAGAGACCCGCCAGCTCGCCCACTCCATAGCGACGTTCAACTCCTTGATAACCGCGACAACAGATATTGAAAAAACTACTCACACAATCTACACCGAGCTGAATCAGCTAATCTCACTTAGCAACTTACCGTCTAGAATTAGAACAACTGCTACAGTCAGAAAACTGAAAGAAAGTTCAGGTAGAAGGCATAGTCATAGTTCTCACTACCGTACCCGCCACAATGACCTTACCCATTTCAAGTCGGCAGTCAAGGTAGCACTAGAACAACTACAAACTAGCCAACTACATAAAGTAGTTCTCGCGGATGTGATGGATGTCGAAGGAGCGCAGCCATTTGATGAAGTGCAATCGCTCCAAGCTCTCAGGCAAAATCATCCGGACTGCACCATCTTTTCTGTTAGCAACGGTCGCGGTCAATCTTTTATTGGCGCTAGCCCCGAACGACTTCTAAGCATCGCCGATGGTCGATTTACTACCGACGCACTCGCTGGCACGGTCTCACGCGGAACACTACCTAGTCTTGATATTCAGCTGGCTCAAACGCTGATCAACAGCAAGAAAGAACAGGTTGAGCACCGTCTTGTTGTTGAATTTATTGTGCGCCAGCTTAAATTGCTAGGCCTTACCCCCGAATACGATCCGCGACCTAAAGTGCTGCAGCTTTTACACGTTCAGCATTTGCATACCCCTATTAGTGCCAGTATCACACCGCCGCAGTCCGTCTCCCCTCTAGATATTCTCGCTAGGCTCCATCCGACCCCGGCTGTAGCAGGCGTTCCGCATCAGGCCGCCTGCGAGCTTATTCGTCAGTACGAAACCTTTGATAGAGGCCTCTATGCCGCGCCGGTCGGCTGGATAGATACTCAAGGGAACAGCGAATTCGTAGTTGGAATTCGCTCGGCTTTGCTCAATGGACAGAAGGCTCGGCTGTACGCCGGCGCTGGGATCGTTGCTGGCTCGGAGCCCGCGAAGGAACTCGCAGAAATCAAGCTAAAATTACAGGCACTGCTAAATGCCTTAGTCTGAATGTATCTGAACGTGTTGGTCTAGCGACTTCCCTTTGGCCTTCTATCTTCTGCTCCTTATGCCTTTTGAATCCATATGCCCATCGACTTTCGTAATACCAACAGTCTTTGGGCTTCTATAGCGGTCGAGACCCTTGCCCGTTTAGGGCTACAGACAGCCATCCTCTGTCCCGGCTCTCGCTCGACCCCGCTCACAGTTGCCTTCGCCAACCATTCTGGAATTGAAACGCTACCTATCTTAGATGAGCGCTCGGCCGCTTTTTTTGCCCTAGGCTGTGCAAAGCGGCAGCATAGTCCGGTGGCGATCGTTTGCACATCTGGCACAGCTGGAGCAAACTTCTATCCAGCAATCATTGAAGCCTATGAAAGTGGAGTACCGCTGTTGGTTTTCACTGCTGATCGCCCCCCGGAGATGCGCGACTGTGCCTCTGGTCAAACAATAGACCAGATTAAACTGTTCGGAGGATTTGTGAAGCGGTTTGTGGAAATGGCGGTACCGGTGGCGGATCTGTCAATGCTGTCGTACTTACGACAGACATTGGTCAGTGGATGGGAAAGTGCGATCACGCCACATTCTGCACCTATCCATTTCAACTGCCCTTTTCGCAACCCGCTAGCGCCGACCGCCAACAGCAGTACTCATCGGGTCAAATCGGCTTTCAATACAGAGAAATTTTTTCATTCGCTTTCTGTTCCAGTCACAACCAAAGAACATACTGACTTACTCACATCACTACCAATAGCAGACTGGCAATCTAAGGCTGGCATCATTATTGCAGGTCCGGCCAATCCTAGTGACCCCACTGCTTACTGCAAGACAATTTTCTATCTCTCACAGCTACTAGATTGGCCCGTTCTCGCTGAAGGACTCTCTGCACTCCGCAACTATCTTGCACTTAATCCTTTCCTTGTTTCTAGCTACGATCTTATCCTTCGAGACTCTCGCCGGGCAGCAAAACTGGTGCCTGAGTGTGTACTTCAGTTAGGCGCGTTGCCAACTAGTAAAGTCTTGCGTCAGTGGCTACAAAGGCATCAACCCCACCGTTGGATAGTCGGACCTCGGCGGAACTTAGACCCTTTACACGGACCGACTCATCGTCTTTTTCTAGATATTGAAGCTTTCACTCAACCTAATTCTGTTGAATCGCCTATATCTGTTGAATCGCCTATGTCTGTTGAATCGCCTGAAGATTCAAACTATTGTCAGCAGTGGATGATTTATGAACGTAAGATGCGTGGCACTCTCGAAGAGCATTTAACAGCAGAGCCAGATCTCGTTGAAAGTAAAGTAGTTTGGCTATTATCAAAACATCTACCAGAACAAACTCCCCTTTTTGTTGCCAACAGTATGCCAGTTAGAGACCTTGAGTATTTCTGGCCACCTAACGACCGTCGGATTCAACCAGTGTTCAGCCGTGGCGCGAATGGAATCGATGGGACATTGTCTACGGCGATGGGAATAGCTCATCGTAATAGACCCACTGTCTTACTCTCTGGAGATCTTGCCTTCTTACATGATACGAATGGACTCCTTAATACCGCTCAACTATGGGGTCATCTGACCATTGTGCTAATTAATAATGGCGGCGGTGGTATCTTTGAGATGCTGCCCGTAGCCAACTTTTCATCTACGTTCGAAGAGTATTTTATTACTCCGCAGCAGGTGGAATTCTCTTCTTTGTGTCGAACATATGGTGTAGAGCACCAGCTAGTACAAACTGTAGAAGCCTTTGTAGAGGCTATCAGAGTTTTGCCAGAGAAGGGAATTAGAGTCCTAGAAGTCGCTTGTGATAGAGTCACACCTGCTGAATATCGAAAACTTAGCGTCGCTAGAAGAAAGGCGCTTCTAAACTCAGCTTAGTGATTGATCGCTTTTTATGGAATTTGTTCAGAACGCTTTGCAAATGTGTTCTGCTGTCAATGTCACTGCTTCGTCACCGCTTCCGCTTGCAGCAAGGTCGTCGATACAAGCGGATTCATCGCGATCGCCAATCGTCGCTAGGCTATTCCACTTAGACTCCACGCCTTCTCTTTAGGTCTGAAAACATACACGATGATCGCCCGGCGTAGATTGACACAGATAGTACAGTGTGTCGGTAGTACAGTGTGCTAGCCAAATTAGTAAACCTTGGGCGGTAGCTAGCGCAGCAAAGACATGAATCATTCCTAACTTTACGAGGTTCACGATCTGAATCTATAGCGTGTTCGCAAAAAGGCTATTCCAGCTGGTACGTCAAAAGTCGATGTTTTCTATCGCAACACTTCTTATTCTCTAATGCTTCTTATCTGTGCAACCCCATTCCTACGTTAAGACACGACTAGTTACTACAGCTATACTTAAAAAATACTGTACATTTATACCTTTTGCGCTTTCGTAAACGTTAAGAGAGCTTTATAGTATTAAGAAGTGAGTGCTCTTGCTAACTAATGACACTTACTAAAAAGTGTAAAGTTTTGCTGCGACATGACTAGTTTATTTGAATGAGATTGACTACATTATGAGCAATCTGGTTGGCAATAGAAAACCCACCTTTGGTTGAAGCATGGACTTACTTCTTCGTGTCAACGTTTGATCATACGACTTTTTTTAGTCACACATTCAGTCCCACAGCCTTATAGATAGCCTTTTAGGGGCCAGTTGAACTTATGGAAACGCTTGAGTTTGTAATTTATCCAGACGGTCGGGTCAAGGAAGTCATCACAGGTGTCATTGGAACATCATGTGCTGAGGTTACCGCCGCTATTGAAGCCCAGCTAGGGGATGTTGTGGCCCATGAGAAAACGTCTGAGTACTATGCTCAACCAGTTCAAGTGTCTAGCACAAACTGCTCTTCCGTTGGTGGATTTGCCCAAAATTTTGCTCAGGCCAGGGTCTCTAGTAGCTGGTAGTACTAGTCACTAGCAGTGCTAAGAACTCTATTGGCACTGTGTCAGCTACTGTATCAGCTTTGTTTTTACCACCGTACATCTTACTTACTGTTTGTTTAGCCGGGTTCTAAAATGTCTCATTTCAGTCAAATTAAAACTAAGCTTCGTAATCTTTCTTCTTTACAACTGGCCCTAAGCGACGCAGGTGTTCGCTGGCAGGCTGGGCCTAAAGCTGTCAGGGGCTATCAGGGCGACACTCAGACCGCCGAGATCGTCATTGAGCAAGACAATGGTTATGACGTCGGCTTCAAGCAGAATTCACAGACTGGCAACTACGAACTGATAGCTGATTTACAGTACTGGAAGCAGCCTCTATCTGTACAAGGCTTTTTAAACAAAGTGACTCAGCGCTACGCTTACCACACTGTTCTAAATGAGTCCGTCGATCAGGGATTCCAAGTTTCTGAACAGGCGACTAATGAGGATGGCTCTATCCGTCTAGTGCTTCAGCGCTGGGGTGCTTAAGCCCATCGCAGTACTCGGATATAGTCACAAAATACATAATCATAGACATACATAATCATAGACAAGACTGTGCCTGTGTGTAGTGATAGCCGCTTTATCTATTGCTACACACAGCTTTCAAACAGAGGATAGTACAAGTGTCTAAGCACAAAGAGGGCGACCGCTCGGGTTTGGAGCCAGAACTGGGGGGTCAGTTACGATCTGCTCAGCAGCGTACAGGGTTAGAGCCTGAGCTGGGAGGGGCTTTTAGACAAAACGGAGTCTATGTAGACGAAATTTCTTGTATTGGCTGTACGCACTGTGCTCACGTAGCCCGTAATACGTTCTATATTGAGCCAGACTACGGCCGAGCGCGAGTAGTTCGTCAAGATGGTGATTCAGAGGCGCTAATTCAAGAGGCTATAGACACTTGCCCAGTAGACTGCATTCATCGGGTGGACTATACCGAATTGAAGCAGCTAGAGCGCGATCGCCTAACTCAAGTGATTCCTGTAATTGGCTTTCCGGTTGAAAAAGCGGTTATTGCTGCCCAAAGGCGTCGACGCACTGCCAAGCTTCACAAAAAGGCATCAAAAAACTAGCTGCTAGCTCTGTGTCCTATCTCGTTTCAATAACTTGTACGGTTCCATCATCGCTTAAAATAACGCGCAGTATCAGACTATCGCTTTCTGAACTCGTCGCAAAGGAAGGGCGAGCAGTGCTCGGTAAGATGCGTTCACGCTGCTGCTCTGCCGCTTCACTAAATGCTGTAAAGCTAAGAATATCTCCTGTATCCGATAGCCTAAGTTCGTACAGCAGTATGCCTTCACTTCCCCCTTGCCAACGCTGCTGAAAATAAGTTTGCACCTGGCTCACTATCGGCATGGATTGTAGTGCAAGCTCTGCAGGCGGCAGATCGTTCGGAACGGCAATAGCTGTGCTTCGAGCACTATCATTAGGATCACTACCAAGAACGGCCTCGCCCTCAGCAGAATTAATATCTGCCGCTGATGTAGTTTCTTCTAGCATCTCTATCCTTGGGACTTCCTCAGATTGCTCAGCAAGCCGGGATGCACCAAACTCTGCAATAGCAGGGGATGGCGTGGTAGGGAGTATCTCTGTTTGGTTTTGAGCTAGGTCCTGCTCAGTCGAAGTAGGCGAAGGCGCGGCAGTCAGCGTCTGTGGAGCAGAAGGAGCTAAAGTCGCTGATTCATCAGTAGACGGTAGGGCTGAATTGTCTCCAAGTCCTACCTGTGTTCTAGATAGAGACTGAGCCGTTTGACCTGACGAAATGTTTGATGAAACGTCGGGTTGGGTGTCCTCAAATAGCGCTTTGGCTGACTGAGTTTCATCATCACTTAGTGGAAGGTTGGGCGAAGAATTAGACGAAAAGTTAGGCGAAGAATCAGGCAAAGCATTCGATGAAGTGTCGAGCGAAGAATCTGGCGAGATATCGTCTGCTTGAGCTTGTTCTAATAACTGTACGGTTTCTGGTTCAGATACGTCAGCGCGAATAGTTACGTTATCTGCCGTCGCCACTTCTTGTAGCGTGGACTCTCTAGACCACAGCGCCGTAGTCAAGCCAACAGCAGCTAAAGCAGTGGCAGCAGCACTAGCCCACAGCCTCATCCGTTTGCGCAATTTACGCGGAGACCGTATGACATTCGTAGAGGGGTCTACTCGGTTATCGCGAACCGGCTGTAACAAAATGACGTTCTCACTGAGCTGTTCTGGCGCTATCGGGGGCAGCGTAACAACAGTCTGCTCATATTGGGTAAGAACTGTGTTGAGATCACAGAGTTGAAGATAGCTAAGTGGCTGTGGATACTCAAATTCTGGAGGGTACGCGCTCGTACGAGTACTAGATGAATCACTGTTAGATGGGTCATCGCTAGAAGAATCACTGCTAGATGAGTTATTGCTAGATAGCCCGCCAAGAGCGGGAACGGCTAGCGTCTGACGGGTCCGAATCTGGATATATCGTGTGATTGATTGGAGCACCGTGCCATCCCCTTCAGCGACTAGTCTTGGAACTCCTCGGGCTTCGTTCGCATTAGGATCAACCGCACCATCCGCTAGCCATAGCTTGAACGTCAAGCTGTCGGCAACTAGCCGATCTGACCACTGCGATAACGCCGATGGTCGCGTAGTAACTTCCAAGATGCAGCTACCAGCAGTGGAACGTTGTTTCATTGGATTGGCAGTGGGAATAGCCATGTAGAAACTGAACTTACCTATCAAACATACCTATCAAACAATAGTAGTGAGATAAAACATCATTCAGCGAGTTACTGATTTGGAAACAGCCGACCTCCTATGAATATCTATCGTCTTCTACCTCATCGAGCGGTTTAAGGGGAGGGATAATTACTTTGTAATCTGCTTCATAAACACCGTCTGGCCCGACTTCGTCAGTTGCTCTGTCTAAGTCTATGTCATCCTCCTCAGGTAGATAGTCATCCTCTGCCCAAGGCGGTTCGCCCCTTCCATACAGGCTGTCACCATAAATTCGTTTGCTGCTAGGTTGAGCAGAGCCAGTTTGCTCTAGATCATCATAGCCATCGTCAAAGTTCTCCCAGCCGTGTTCTAGTTCATCCCCATAGGGCTCAGCGTAGTAGGACTCTGGGTAAGACTTTGGGGCTTCTGCTGACGGATAGTATCCCTCATTTTGATTGTTCCAGCCGCTAGCGATGTCGTCAGCTATTCGCCCTACGTTAGTACCAGCATTCTTACTAAATCTGAATAGGTTATCAATGCCTTCTTCGACTACTGAGGGTTTGATCGCTTCCCAGTCGTTGATTTGTTCGACGGTTCGCCTCTCGCCCCAGTCGTCTCCAATTGGTCGCCCATCTTCTTGCTTTCTGCTTGCGCGCCCTTTTCCACCTGAACTTTCACTCACCATCCCTTCTGGAGCAGAGCCCTTTTTGGTGAAGGGCAAGTTGCTCTTCAATGAATCGACAAATGTGCTACCAGAAAGAGGATTCAAGTTACTTTGCGATTCATTTACTTCCGCTGTTGAACTTTGAGCTGTTGAACTATGGTAAATATCTCTGGGTGAATCTTGAGGAATAGGCGGGCGATCGCCTTCCACTGCAGTCTCACCAATAGGAGTATCTGAAACAAAGGCGTCCGAAGCATAGCCGCCATAAGCATCAGTGGGCGGATAAGACGAGGGTGCTACAGTCGGGTTTGAAGGTAAGCTACTAGGGTCAGAATCAGGGTAGGGCACCCGCCGACCCATTGGCCTATATTTGCTCTCCGGCGGGCGCCGCCAGCCTACAAGCCCATATAGTAATAGGGTAATCAGCGCGCCGATACATACCGTAATCGCTAGCAGCAAACCAAAAGGCACAGCAGGAAAGCTACCACCTAAGAAATTAAGGGCAATCAGCGTGCTGTTTTGAACAGCTATAACGATCAAAACAGCAATAGGTAGCAGTAGGATAATCAAACGGAACATGGTTGAGTATCTCCAAAGTAGGTACCAGCACTAGATGCTAATTTTGGACACTGACCCTCAAACGTTGGCCCCCTCAAACGTCTGCGTAGAGCACCGTTGACCTAGAGCACTGTTAATATAGAGCACCATTGGCGCAGAGCACTCACACCACACGTTTACTTTCCTTTCCATCGACGCAGTGGAACACAGT
It includes:
- a CDS encoding NAD(P)/FAD-dependent oxidoreductase — translated: MNKTEQLLSKIEGNPWKGLQRAGELWSTYKAGDRKVQSVVTEASDELAQVDYDVAICGGTLGILLAATLAQRGWRVALIERGALRGRDQEWNISRRELQTFVRMGLLNEAELETAIASQYNPARIAFNGGKDLWVEDVLNIGVDPISLLEQLKQKFLIAEGTLLEHTAFKSAKVHPNGVAIQTDSGHVSARLLIDAMGHFSPIVQQARAGKKPDAVCLVVGTCATGYEQNESGDLIVSFTPIQKQCQYFWEAFPARDGRTTYMFTYLDAHPSRPSLVEMFEDYFELLPQYQDISLEQLDFVRALFGFFPCYKDSPLQYKWNRTLPVGDSSGSQSPLSFGGFGAMVRHLERLAIGIDDALQANLLEAKALGKLQPYQPNLSATWLFQKSMSVGVDQTLPPNKINQVLSTIFEDMAALGDEVLLPFLQDVVQFSPLAKTMLRTSTRHPLLVLGILPQVGIASVASWTRHFMNLGRYNLLDKMQSAVDSRETSDQKQYYSDRWRDAVKYGSGNDYE
- a CDS encoding isochorismate synthase MenF: MPAVQHEIDSVKTSVEASRLEPTKIYQFLTDCQQQAIASNQPKIASLSFSIRAIASGAVLATLSNPYQRHFYYDSPQQSDLSRQSMVGLGCAVDFRAAGGSRFSQAQDFVQFWEAQFVYAKLDKAGLNRSRPSLPGHFFCSATFFSDSEISNKLAANATPTLQTPYFEPAYLFVPKLQVTTVETRQLAHSIATFNSLITATTDIEKTTHTIYTELNQLISLSNLPSRIRTTATVRKLKESSGRRHSHSSHYRTRHNDLTHFKSAVKVALEQLQTSQLHKVVLADVMDVEGAQPFDEVQSLQALRQNHPDCTIFSVSNGRGQSFIGASPERLLSIADGRFTTDALAGTVSRGTLPSLDIQLAQTLINSKKEQVEHRLVVEFIVRQLKLLGLTPEYDPRPKVLQLLHVQHLHTPISASITPPQSVSPLDILARLHPTPAVAGVPHQAACELIRQYETFDRGLYAAPVGWIDTQGNSEFVVGIRSALLNGQKARLYAGAGIVAGSEPAKELAEIKLKLQALLNALV
- the menD gene encoding 2-succinyl-5-enolpyruvyl-6-hydroxy-3-cyclohexene-1-carboxylic-acid synthase, coding for MPIDFRNTNSLWASIAVETLARLGLQTAILCPGSRSTPLTVAFANHSGIETLPILDERSAAFFALGCAKRQHSPVAIVCTSGTAGANFYPAIIEAYESGVPLLVFTADRPPEMRDCASGQTIDQIKLFGGFVKRFVEMAVPVADLSMLSYLRQTLVSGWESAITPHSAPIHFNCPFRNPLAPTANSSTHRVKSAFNTEKFFHSLSVPVTTKEHTDLLTSLPIADWQSKAGIIIAGPANPSDPTAYCKTIFYLSQLLDWPVLAEGLSALRNYLALNPFLVSSYDLILRDSRRAAKLVPECVLQLGALPTSKVLRQWLQRHQPHRWIVGPRRNLDPLHGPTHRLFLDIEAFTQPNSVESPISVESPMSVESPEDSNYCQQWMIYERKMRGTLEEHLTAEPDLVESKVVWLLSKHLPEQTPLFVANSMPVRDLEYFWPPNDRRIQPVFSRGANGIDGTLSTAMGIAHRNRPTVLLSGDLAFLHDTNGLLNTAQLWGHLTIVLINNGGGGIFEMLPVANFSSTFEEYFITPQQVEFSSLCRTYGVEHQLVQTVEAFVEAIRVLPEKGIRVLEVACDRVTPAEYRKLSVARRKALLNSA
- a CDS encoding DUF2997 domain-containing protein, yielding METLEFVIYPDGRVKEVITGVIGTSCAEVTAAIEAQLGDVVAHEKTSEYYAQPVQVSSTNCSSVGGFAQNFAQARVSSSW
- a CDS encoding DUF1257 domain-containing protein: MSHFSQIKTKLRNLSSLQLALSDAGVRWQAGPKAVRGYQGDTQTAEIVIEQDNGYDVGFKQNSQTGNYELIADLQYWKQPLSVQGFLNKVTQRYAYHTVLNESVDQGFQVSEQATNEDGSIRLVLQRWGA
- a CDS encoding ferredoxin → MSKHKEGDRSGLEPELGGQLRSAQQRTGLEPELGGAFRQNGVYVDEISCIGCTHCAHVARNTFYIEPDYGRARVVRQDGDSEALIQEAIDTCPVDCIHRVDYTELKQLERDRLTQVIPVIGFPVEKAVIAAQRRRRTAKLHKKASKN
- a CDS encoding lipopolysaccharide assembly LapA domain-containing protein, with product MFRLIILLLPIAVLIVIAVQNSTLIALNFLGGSFPAVPFGLLLAITVCIGALITLLLYGLVGWRRPPESKYRPMGRRVPYPDSDPSSLPSNPTVAPSSYPPTDAYGGYASDAFVSDTPIGETAVEGDRPPIPQDSPRDIYHSSTAQSSTAEVNESQSNLNPLSGSTFVDSLKSNLPFTKKGSAPEGMVSESSGGKGRASRKQEDGRPIGDDWGERRTVEQINDWEAIKPSVVEEGIDNLFRFSKNAGTNVGRIADDIASGWNNQNEGYYPSAEAPKSYPESYYAEPYGDELEHGWENFDDGYDDLEQTGSAQPSSKRIYGDSLYGRGEPPWAEDDYLPEEDDIDLDRATDEVGPDGVYEADYKVIIPPLKPLDEVEDDRYS